The Streptomyces sp. NBC_00286 nucleotide sequence CGGACCTTTCCCGGACGAGCGTAATCGAGTATGGGACGCCCCGCGAAGTCACCGCAGGTCCGGCCACGTCTGCACACCTTGTCTACACACCTTTGCTCCACGCGCTTACCCTTGATCGCCATGGCAGGCACTCAAGGCGGCACCCCCAGGACGCGGATCCACGTCGTCAGTGACGTCCATGGAAACGCCCGTGACCTGGCCAGAGCCGGAACCGGCGCGGACGCCCTGATCTGTCTCGGCGACCTCGTTCTCTTCCTCGACTACGCCGACCACTCGCGCGGTATCTTCCCCGACCTGTTCGGCACCGAGAACGCGGACCGCATCGTCGAGTTGCGCACCGCCCGCCGCTACGAGGAGGCGCGCGAGTTCGGCAACCGGCTCTGGGCGGGTGTCGACCGCGGCTCGGCCATCGAGAAGGCCATACGCAAGCAGTACGCCGAGCTGTTCGCCGCCTTTCCCACGCCGACGTACGCCACGTACGGCAATGTCGACATGCCGACCTTGTGGTCCGAATACGCCGGCCCCGGCACCACCGTGCTCGACGGGCAGCGCGTCGAGATCGGCGGCTGGACCTTCGGCTTCGTCGGCGGGGGCCTGCGCTCGCCGATGCGCACGCCGTACGAGATCAGCGACGAGGAGTACGCGGCCAAGATCGAGGCCCTCGGCGAGGTGGACGTCCTGTGCACGCACATCCCGCCGGAGGTCCCCGAGCTCGTCTACGACACGGTGGCGCGGCGCTTCGAACGGGGCAGCCGGGCGCTGCTGGACGCGATCCGGAAGACCCGCCCGCGGTACTCCCTCTTCGGGCACGTCCACCAGCCGCTGGTGCGGCGGATGCGCCTTGGGGCGACCGAGTGCGTCAACGTCGGGCACTTCGCGGGATCGGGAAAGCCGTGGGTTCTGGAGTGGTGATGTCCGAAGTGGTGACGTCCTGGGACTCCCGGCGACGGGTGGCCTGCCGTCACGCGGTAGCCTTCACGCTGCATCCGCAGGTAGAACCTCAGGAACGTTGAGAAACACCCCTCTTTGTCCGGACCGCATCTGGAGGAGCCACAGCGATGGCGGAACACACCAGCTCGAGTATCACGATCGAGGCGGCACCGGCCGACGTCATGGGGGTGATCGCCGACTTCGCGCGCTACCCGGACTGGACCGGCGAGGTGAAGGAGGCCGAGGTCCTGGCCAGCGACGACCAGGGCCGCGCCGAGCAGGTACGCCTGGTCATGGACGCCGGCGCCATCAAGGACGACCAGGTCCTGGCCTATACCTGGACCGGCCCCCACGAGGTCTCCTGGACCCTGGTCAAGTCCCAGATGCTCCGCTCCCTGGACGGGTCGTACATCCTGAAGCCGGCGGGCGCGGGCTCCACCGAGGTCACCTACAAACTGACGGTGGACGTCAAGATCCCCATGCTCGGCATGATCAAGCGCAAGGCGGAGAAGGTCATCATCGACAGGGCGTTGGCGGGCCTGAAGAAGAGGGTGGAGACGGGCGGCGAGTAGCCGCCCGGGCTGTGGGCGGCCGCGCCGCACCGCTGTGACCGCTGCGGGCAGCCCGCCGCTACCGCTGCCCGCTGTGGGCAATCGTTCCGCGCCGGCGGAACGGGTGGGCACAGCACACCAGTACCGGGTGCAGTCATAGCAAGGCTCAACGATAAGTAACCCCGAGCGGAGCGCATGCGCACAGTCCTAGTCACCGGCCCCGGCGGCTCCGGCCGCACGACCATCGCCGCGGCCACGGCACTAAAAGCCGCCCGCCAGGGCACAAAAACCCTGCTCCTGAGCGCAGACCGCACAGACACCCCCGGCGCCGCCCTGGGCCGGCCCACCGCCCCAACCCCCGCGGTGGCGGACCCGAACCTGACAACCTGGCGCCCAGACGCCGGCGAGGACTTCCGCGAAGACCTCCTGGCCTTCCAGGAGAGGGCCGCCTCCGCCCTGGACCTGCTCGGCGCCACCCGCCTGGACGCGGAGGAACTCACCCCCCTCCCCGGCGCCGAAGAACTCGCCCTCCTCCGCGCCCTCCGCGACGCGGCAACGGCAGACACGTACGACCTCCTGATCGTCGACCTGCCCCCCACCCCCCACGCGCTGGCCCTCCTCGCCCTCCCCGAGCAACTGCGCCGCTACCTCAGCCGCCTGCTCCCCGCCGAGCGCCAAGCGGCCCGCGCCCTGCGGCCCGTACTCGGCCGCCTTGCCGGCGTCCCGATGCCCGCGGACCGGCTGTACGACACGGCCGCCCGCTGGGACCTCGAACTCGCCGCGGTGGAGGCGGTGTTGGCGGACCGGTCGACGACCGTACGGCTGGTCGCCGAGCCCGGCCCGGCCGGCACCGACGCCGTACGCACCGCCACCACCGGCCTCGCCCTGCGCGGACTGCGCCCCGACGCCCTGATCGCGAACCGCGTCCTGCCCGAATCGTCCCCCGACACCTGGCTCGCGGGCCTCGCGGCCCAGCAGCGCAAGGCCTTGGACGAGTGGCGGGGCACGTACGAGGTGTGTGAGGTGCCGCACCTCGGCCGCGATCCGCGCGGACCCGACGACCTCACCGCGCTGCCCGTGCCCGGCGCGGGCCCGGCCCCGCGCCCGGTCGAGTGGACGATGACCGACCGGCTCTCCGCGGACGGCGTGATCGTCTGGCACATCCCGCTGCCCGGTGCGGTACGGGACGACCTCGAGCTCATCCGGCGCGGCGACGAACTCGTCGTCACCGTCGGCCCGTTCCACCGCATCGTCCCGCTCCCCTCGGCCCTCTGCCGCTGCACCGTGCACGGCGCCGCCCTGCGCGACGGCGAGCTGCGCATCCGTTTCGCACCGGACCCGGAGCTGTGGCCGCGGGGAACGTGACGGTGGCTGCGGGGAACGTGACGGTGGCTTCGGTACGTTGACTGAGTTGGCCGGGTTGGCCGAGTACGTGCCCGTACGGGATTCTTGGCCGCCGGAGACGGTGAACGGCACATCCCGTTCGGGTAACGTCGAGAGACACAGAGCCAATGCTTGGAGTCCGCCATGAGCGATGAGCGCCCCACGTCCGACGCCGCGGAGGACGCCCTCGAGAAGGCGCACGGCAGCGAGGTGCGAGCGACCGACGCCGACGCCTGGGCGACGGCGTGCGCGGAGGACCTGGCCGCGGAGAAGGCCCGCCGCCGCGCCCAGTACGGCCCGCCTCCCGGCTCGGCCGGCGAGGAACTGCGCAAGTTCTTCGACACCGTCACCGACCGGCTGTCCGGACTGCAGTCGCCGCTGCTCGGCGCCGTGGCCGGCGGTGCCGCCCAGCAGATGGTGAACCAGGTCGTGCAGCAGGCCAAGGCCGCCGTCGAGCCCGTGATCGAGCGCAACCCCGACCTCTTCGACCACCTGGCCGCGGCCGGCAACGAACTCCTCGCCGCCTACCGCTCCGCCGTCGAGTCCCAGGAGCGACGCTGGACCCAGGACCAGCCCCCGCACCGCCCTGACGAGGACTCCGGTCCCGGGGAGCACATCGACCTGGACTGAAATCCCCCGGACGCCCTGCAATCCCCGGAGGCCCTGCCGTCGGCTTCCCGCCTGTCCGGCGGGCGGACGACGGGAAGCCGACGGCAGGCCCTCGGATAAGGTTGGCCGTAGCGGGGCTCGACCGAAACTGAGGGATTCATGGGACTCACCATCGGCGTCGACATCGGCGGCACGAAGATCGCGGCCGGCGTGGTCGACGAGGAAGGCAACATCCTCTCGACCCACAAGGTGCCGACTCCGGGCACGCCCGAGGCCATCGTGGACGCCATCGCCTCCGCCGTCGAGGGCGCCCGTGCCGGACACGAGATCGTCGGCGTGGGCATCGGCGCCGCAGGGTACGTCAACCGGCAGCGTTCCACGGTCTATTTCGCGCCGAACATCGACTGGCGCCAGGAGCCGCTGAAGGACGAGGTCGAGCGCCGGGTGGGCCTGCCGGTCGTCGTGGAGAACGACGCCAACGCGGCCGCCTGGGGCGAGTACAAGTTCGGCGGGGGCAAGGGCCACCGCAACGTCATCTGCATCACGCTCGGCACCGGCCTGGGCGGCGGCATCATCATCGGCAACAAGCTCCGTCGCGGCCACTTCGGCGTCGCCGCCGAGTTCGGCCATATCCGGGTTGTGCCGGACGGCCTCCTCTGCGGCTGCGGCAGCCAGGGCTGCTGGGAGCAGTACGCCTCCGGCCGCGCCCTCGTCCGCTACGCGAAGCAGCGCGCCAACGCCACGCCGGAAAACGCCGAGATCCTCCTCTCCCTGGGCGACGGAACCCCCGAGGGCATCGAGGGGAAGCACATCTCGATGGCGGCACGACAAGGCGACCCGGTAGCCGTGGACTCCTACCGCGAACTCGCCCGCTGGGCAGGCGCAGGCCTGGCAGACCTGGCCTCCCTCTTCGACCCCTCCGCCTTCATCGTCGGCGGCGGCCTCTCAGACGAGGGCGAACTGGTCCTGGACCCCATCCGCAAGTCGTACAAGAGGTGGCTCGTCGGCGGAAACTGGCGCCCAGTAGCCGACGTAATCGCCGCACAGCTAGGCAACAAGGCGGGCTTGGTAGGCGCAGCAGACCTGGCGAGGGAGCCGGACCCGATCATGTAACGCAGGGTTCAGGGGAGCCGCTCCGTAAGGGGCGCGGGGCTGTGTCGATTTGCGGCTCCGCCGCGTGGGCGCGACCAGCCACGCTCAGCTTGCAGGCGAACCCGCGCTCCACCGCCGGTAGGGGCGCGGCGAACTGCGCGACAAGCCACAGACAACCGTCAGTCGCCCACAACCCCCGCTCCCCGAGCTATTAGGCGCCCCCACCCGCGGTCCAACCGTAAATTGACCGCATGCCAACGCCGCCGCTCCCAACCTCCCACACCGAACCCGACGGTTCAGCCGTCATCCGAGTCCTCAGCTACAACATCCGCTCCATGCGCGACGACACCGAGGCGCTGGCCCGAGTCATCCGCGCCTGCGCCCCGGACCTCGTACTGGTCCAAGAAGCCCCCCGCTTCTTCCGCTGGCGGAAAAAACTGGCCCGCCTGGCCGCAGCGTCGGGCCAGGTGATCCTCTCCGGCGGGGCCACCGCATCAGGCCCCGCCCTCCTCTCCTCCCTCCGGGCAACAGTCGAGCGCAGCGAGGACGTACTCCTGCCCCTCACTCCCGGCCTCCACCGCCGCGGCTTCGCCACCGCGGTCGTACGGTTCGGAGCCGCCCGCCTCGGCGTACTGAGCTGCCACCTCTCGCTGCAGAAGGACGAACGCCACGAGCAGGGCGGCATGCTCCTCGACCGCCTGGCCGCACTCGAAGCGCCGTACGCGATCGCAGGCGGCGACGTGAACGAACGCCCCGGCGGCCGTACGTTCAAACGCCTCGCCACCGAACTCCAGGACTGCTGGGCGGTCGCCCCCTGGGGCGGCGAGTACACCTCCACGCCCACCGCCCCGCATCAGCGGATCGACGCCCTCTTCGCCACCGACGGCATCGAAGTCCTGGGCTGCGGCGTCCCCTTGGGGCAACCGGGCGTCACGGAAACAGACTTGAGGGCGGCCACGGACCATCTGCCCGTACTGGCCGCCCTCAGAGTGCCCGCCCACAAGTAAGAGCGCGGACCGCGGTCACACCACCGCGCCGCGCCCCGGATCATCGTCCTCGTCCTCGTCGCCCGGATGCATCCGCAGGACCAGCGTGCCGAAGCCGCCCACGAAGCCGCCGATGCCGAGCGTGGCCAGCCACCAGGTCATGTGCCAGTCGAACAGCACGGCGAGCAGCAGCAGAAGGGGGCCGCCGAGCACGGCGAGCCAGGCGAACTTGGCCGTGGTGTCCGCGGCGGGCAGCGGCGGCGGCTCGGGCGGTACGAAGTGGCCCTCGTCGTCCGCGTCGAAGTCCTCCTCGGAGGGCTCCGGCGCCTGGTAGTCACGCGGGCCCCCGACCCCGGGCGGGAAGGCGACGGAGCTGCCGAGCGGCTTCTCGCCGGCGGGCTTGTCGTCCCCCTTTCTGAAGTCCGCCTTCTTGCCGGCCGTCGACTGATCGTCCCTCGTATCGCCGTCGGAACCCTCGGACGCCTCCGAGCCCCTGGGCCTCTCCTTGGTGTCCCCGGGCCGCTCGGAGTCGGTGCCGTCCGGCTCGTCCGGGCCCTTCGCGTCGTTCGTCTCGGACTCCAGCAGTGCCAGGTCCTCGACCGACTTGAAGGGCTTGGCGCCGGGCGGGTCCGGCGGTTCCTCGCCGTACCCGGCGACGATCGCAGCCCAGGCCGCGGCCTCGTCGAACGACGGCCCCTGTTCCTCGCCGGGCGGCGCGTCCTTCTCCTCGGGCTCGCGGTCCGCGTCGTGCTCAGCCACCAGTGGCCGTCCCTTCCTGCTGACCCACCTGACCTGCCTGACCTGACTGGTCCATCCGAACCGCGTCGGGCTGCTTGCCGGCTTCCGGCGCCAGCCGCTCGACGAAGGCGAAGCTCTCCTCGAAAATACGGTCCGCGTCGTGGTCCAACGTCGCGACGTGGTAGCTCTGTTCCAGCACGATCTCCTGTACGTCCGTGGAGGACACCCGGCTCAGCACCCGCGCCGAGTCGGCCGGCGGCACCACGTGGTCCTGGACGCTGTGCAGAAGCAGCAGCGGCTGCGTGACCTGCGGAAGCTCGCCGTCGACCAGCCGGAAGAAGTTCCGCAACGAGTGCGCCGCGTGCAGCGGAACCTTGTCGTAGCCGATCTCGACGCTGCCCTCCTTGGCGATGTCGCTGGCGATCCCCTTCGTCGTACGGACGACATGGCGGGCCAGCGGAAGGGCGTACGCGGACAGCCCGTGCACCTTGTTCGCCGGGTTGACGACGACGATCCCGCTCACCGCGTCCCCGTGCTTCGCGGCCAGCCGCAGGGCCAGCGCGCCGCCCATGGAGAGTCCGCAGACGAAGACCCGGGAGCAGCGCTCACGCAGGGCGCGCAGCTCGCGGTCCACCTCCGCGTACCAGTCCTGCCAGCCGGTGAGCTGCATGTCCTCCCAGCGTGTGCCGTGTCCGGGCAGCAGGGGCAGCGAGACGGTCAGACCGCGCTCGGCGAGATACTCCGCCCAGGGGCGCAGCGACTGCGGGGAACCCGTGAAGCCGTGACAGAGAAGGACGCCGACCTCTCCGCCGTCGTGGCGGTACGGTTCGGCTCCAGGAAGGACCGGCACCTTCGGTCTCCTGTTCGTCTGAAGGGGCGTACAAAGGGACGTACCAAGGAATGTCTCAAAGGGTGTTCAGGGGCGTTCAGGGGTGTTCATCCGACAGGGGCGACAAGACGATCACCCCGAGACTTCGAGGTGTACTTCACCGTACGCGACGGCACTGACACCGACCAGGGCCGTCGGGTCCTTTGACAGTGCTCCGGGTTAGGGTCTGATCCACGGACACAGGAGGCAGTCGGGTGATCTATGGCGCGATGAAGGTTGCCGTCGGAGGGCCTCTGAAGCTCGCCTTCAGGCCCTGGGTGGAAGGCCTCGAGCACGTACCCGCGGAGGGCCCCGCGATACTGGCGAGCAACCACCTGTCGTTCTCGGACTCCTTCTTCCTGCCCGCAGTCCTCGACCGCAAGGTCACCTTCATCGCGAAGGCCGAGTACTTCACGACGCCCGGCATCAAGGGTCGTATGACAGCCGCCTTCTTCAAGGGCGTCGGACAGCTTCCGGTGGACCGTTCCGGAGCCCGTGGCGCGGGACAGGCGGCCATCAAGAGCGGCCTCGACGTTCTCGAGCGCGGAGAGCTGTTCGGCATTTATCCCGAGGGCACGCGCTCACCCGACGGCCGCCTCTACCGGGGCAAGCCCGGCGGCCTCGCGCGCGTGGCGCTCGCCAGCGGGGCGCCGGTCATCCCGGTCGCCATGATCGACACCGAGAAGATCCAGCCGCCCGGCAAGGTCGTCCCGAAGCTGATGCGCCCGGGGATCCGCATCGGGAAGCCGCTGGACTTCAGCAGGTACCAGGGCATGGAGCACGACCGGTTCGTACTGCGGGCCCTGACCGACGAGGTCATGTACGAGATCATGAGGCTCTCCGGCCAGGAGTACGTCGACATCTACGCGACCGCCGCCAAACGGCAGCTCGCGGAGGCGGCGAAGGCGGAGAAACAGGCGCAGAGGCAGGCAGGGCAGGCACGTAAGGAACAGGACGCCGAGAAGGCAGCCGAACAGGAAGCGGGCGGACAGGAAACGGACAAGGCGGCCGGGAAGGAACGGTCCGGGTCCTAGGCGCGTCCGTCTGGGGTGGGTTGTCGTCAAGGTCAAGGGGGGCGGGGGACATGGCCAAGCGCGAGCGAGTCATGAGGATGTCGGTCGAGCAGCCGCTGTGGCGCGCGCTCTCGGCCTACCGCGTACTGACGATGTGCTACGCGATCGGGCTCTTCGTCAGCGCCTATGACGAGTTCCCCCGGCCGGAAGTGGCCATCGCCTTCCTCTCGGTGCTCTTCGTGTGGACGCTGGCGACGCTGCCCAAGGTGGCCAACGAGGCGAGCTGCACCAAGCGGTTCCTGGCCGCCGACCTGACCGTGGCGCTCACCGGCATTCTGCTCACCCCGGTCGCGGACTCCCACGACCGGATCGTCACCGGTGGGCCGACGCTGCCGTCGATATGGACCGCCGGCTCGGTCCTGGCGTTCGCGATCAAGGGCGGCTGGCGCTGGGCGGCCTTCGCATCGACGCTTGTAGGCATCGCGAACGTCGTCCAGCGCGGAGCACTCAGCCAGGACACCCTCCACAACGTGCTGCTCGTCTGGGTAGCCTCCATCGCCATCGGATACGTAGTCGAGGTCGCCCGAGCCTCCGAACGCACCCTCGCGCGCGCCCTGGAGATCGAGGCCACGACGCGAGAGCGCGAGCGCCTGGCCCGCGACATCCACGACAGCGTCCTCCAGGTCCTCGCGATGGTGCAGCGCCGCGGCTCGGCGCTGGGCGGCGATGCGGCGGAACTGGGCCGTATGGCAGGCGAGCAGGAGGTAGCCCTGCGCACCCTGGTCTCCGGCGGCCTCCCGCCCTCCCGCGTCTCGGAGGACGCGACACAGGGAGCCCTGGTACGCGCGATCGACGAACCCGAAGAGTCAGACGAGACCGAGGACGCCCCCCGCGACCTCCGCGCCCTGCTGACCCCGTACGCCACCGCGAAGGTCACCTTCTCCGAACCCGGCGCCCCCGTCCTCCTGCCCCCCTCCACGGCAAAGGAACTGGCGGCAGCGGTAGGAGCCGCCCTGGACAACGTCCACCGCCACGCAGGCGAAACAGTCCGAGCCTGGATCCTGATCGAGGACGAACCAGACGCAGTGATCGTCACAGTCCGAGACGACGGCCCCGGCATCCCAGAGGGCCGCCTGGCCCAGGCCGAGGGAGAGGGCCGCATGGGCGTAGCCCTCTCGATCAGAGGCCGCCTAAGAGACAT carries:
- a CDS encoding DUF5304 domain-containing protein; this encodes MSDERPTSDAAEDALEKAHGSEVRATDADAWATACAEDLAAEKARRRAQYGPPPGSAGEELRKFFDTVTDRLSGLQSPLLGAVAGGAAQQMVNQVVQQAKAAVEPVIERNPDLFDHLAAAGNELLAAYRSAVESQERRWTQDQPPHRPDEDSGPGEHIDLD
- a CDS encoding alpha/beta hydrolase, whose translation is MPVLPGAEPYRHDGGEVGVLLCHGFTGSPQSLRPWAEYLAERGLTVSLPLLPGHGTRWEDMQLTGWQDWYAEVDRELRALRERCSRVFVCGLSMGGALALRLAAKHGDAVSGIVVVNPANKVHGLSAYALPLARHVVRTTKGIASDIAKEGSVEIGYDKVPLHAAHSLRNFFRLVDGELPQVTQPLLLLHSVQDHVVPPADSARVLSRVSSTDVQEIVLEQSYHVATLDHDADRIFEESFAFVERLAPEAGKQPDAVRMDQSGQAGQVGQQEGTATGG
- a CDS encoding endonuclease/exonuclease/phosphatase family protein — translated: MPTPPLPTSHTEPDGSAVIRVLSYNIRSMRDDTEALARVIRACAPDLVLVQEAPRFFRWRKKLARLAAASGQVILSGGATASGPALLSSLRATVERSEDVLLPLTPGLHRRGFATAVVRFGAARLGVLSCHLSLQKDERHEQGGMLLDRLAALEAPYAIAGGDVNERPGGRTFKRLATELQDCWAVAPWGGEYTSTPTAPHQRIDALFATDGIEVLGCGVPLGQPGVTETDLRAATDHLPVLAALRVPAHK
- a CDS encoding SRPBCC family protein, yielding MAEHTSSSITIEAAPADVMGVIADFARYPDWTGEVKEAEVLASDDQGRAEQVRLVMDAGAIKDDQVLAYTWTGPHEVSWTLVKSQMLRSLDGSYILKPAGAGSTEVTYKLTVDVKIPMLGMIKRKAEKVIIDRALAGLKKRVETGGE
- the macS gene encoding MacS family sensor histidine kinase, whose product is MAKRERVMRMSVEQPLWRALSAYRVLTMCYAIGLFVSAYDEFPRPEVAIAFLSVLFVWTLATLPKVANEASCTKRFLAADLTVALTGILLTPVADSHDRIVTGGPTLPSIWTAGSVLAFAIKGGWRWAAFASTLVGIANVVQRGALSQDTLHNVLLVWVASIAIGYVVEVARASERTLARALEIEATTRERERLARDIHDSVLQVLAMVQRRGSALGGDAAELGRMAGEQEVALRTLVSGGLPPSRVSEDATQGALVRAIDEPEESDETEDAPRDLRALLTPYATAKVTFSEPGAPVLLPPSTAKELAAAVGAALDNVHRHAGETVRAWILIEDEPDAVIVTVRDDGPGIPEGRLAQAEGEGRMGVALSIRGRLRDIGGTAELISIPGQGTEVELRAPKSRREDVAP
- a CDS encoding ArsA family ATPase codes for the protein MRTVLVTGPGGSGRTTIAAATALKAARQGTKTLLLSADRTDTPGAALGRPTAPTPAVADPNLTTWRPDAGEDFREDLLAFQERAASALDLLGATRLDAEELTPLPGAEELALLRALRDAATADTYDLLIVDLPPTPHALALLALPEQLRRYLSRLLPAERQAARALRPVLGRLAGVPMPADRLYDTAARWDLELAAVEAVLADRSTTVRLVAEPGPAGTDAVRTATTGLALRGLRPDALIANRVLPESSPDTWLAGLAAQQRKALDEWRGTYEVCEVPHLGRDPRGPDDLTALPVPGAGPAPRPVEWTMTDRLSADGVIVWHIPLPGAVRDDLELIRRGDELVVTVGPFHRIVPLPSALCRCTVHGAALRDGELRIRFAPDPELWPRGT
- a CDS encoding metallophosphoesterase family protein: MAGTQGGTPRTRIHVVSDVHGNARDLARAGTGADALICLGDLVLFLDYADHSRGIFPDLFGTENADRIVELRTARRYEEAREFGNRLWAGVDRGSAIEKAIRKQYAELFAAFPTPTYATYGNVDMPTLWSEYAGPGTTVLDGQRVEIGGWTFGFVGGGLRSPMRTPYEISDEEYAAKIEALGEVDVLCTHIPPEVPELVYDTVARRFERGSRALLDAIRKTRPRYSLFGHVHQPLVRRMRLGATECVNVGHFAGSGKPWVLEW
- a CDS encoding ROK family glucokinase → MGLTIGVDIGGTKIAAGVVDEEGNILSTHKVPTPGTPEAIVDAIASAVEGARAGHEIVGVGIGAAGYVNRQRSTVYFAPNIDWRQEPLKDEVERRVGLPVVVENDANAAAWGEYKFGGGKGHRNVICITLGTGLGGGIIIGNKLRRGHFGVAAEFGHIRVVPDGLLCGCGSQGCWEQYASGRALVRYAKQRANATPENAEILLSLGDGTPEGIEGKHISMAARQGDPVAVDSYRELARWAGAGLADLASLFDPSAFIVGGGLSDEGELVLDPIRKSYKRWLVGGNWRPVADVIAAQLGNKAGLVGAADLAREPDPIM
- a CDS encoding lysophospholipid acyltransferase family protein, translating into MKVAVGGPLKLAFRPWVEGLEHVPAEGPAILASNHLSFSDSFFLPAVLDRKVTFIAKAEYFTTPGIKGRMTAAFFKGVGQLPVDRSGARGAGQAAIKSGLDVLERGELFGIYPEGTRSPDGRLYRGKPGGLARVALASGAPVIPVAMIDTEKIQPPGKVVPKLMRPGIRIGKPLDFSRYQGMEHDRFVLRALTDEVMYEIMRLSGQEYVDIYATAAKRQLAEAAKAEKQAQRQAGQARKEQDAEKAAEQEAGGQETDKAAGKERSGS